The following nucleotide sequence is from Cucumis melo cultivar AY chromosome 1, USDA_Cmelo_AY_1.0, whole genome shotgun sequence.
AATTAGGTAGGTTGAGCTGAGTTGGATTTGACATATTAGAGGTGAATTGATAAATttgtataaaattatttttgattATAAGTAATGACCCTATATAATACTTGAGAGTAGGACCACaacgaagaaaaggtatttgtAAGTGTAGGAAGTAAATGAAACTTAAAATTTGAAAGTAAAAAGCAGCATTCAAATATAACgaataataatgataaaggaaaaaagaagagaagattAGAAGGGAACATACTAGGATCGACGGTGACAAGCATCGCAGTGCCACCAAATTCGCAAGTGCCACCACCCACCTTGGTTCGCTGCCAATAACTATTGAAGGCGTAGGAAGCGTGGGCTATGAGTGTGTTGGGCAAAAAGCAGGGTCCGCTAGGGAGAATAGAATCGCAATCCGCCACCGTCCCGCAGGCATAGTTCATGGCCTCTTGGATGATTGGGTCCGGCACAGAGGGCTTGGCCACGCACCACAGGGCTATATTGGGTGCGGAGTGGGGAGGTGGTGGTACGCTCGGTGGAGGGTAAATAACTGGTGGTTGGAACACGGGTGGGCTCGGCACGAACACCGTCGGAGAGGGTGGGCTCGGAACGTAGCTTGGAGGGCTGGGCTCGTAATAGTAAGGTGGGGTGAGACTGGGGGGAGACGGAGGAAAGCCGTAGGTTGGGGTCGGAGGTGGGAGATAATAAAAAGGTGGCGGCGGCGGCGACGAAATGTAGGTGAAGGGCGAAGAAGGAGGCTGAGGAGTAATTGGGGGATAGGAGCAGTAAGGTGGTGCGTTGTCCGGCAGTGAATCGAATGGCGGTAGAGTGAACGGTGAGCTCACGTAAGGCTGGGAATTCGTAGCTCCATCCACGTGGCTCACCTTTCGACCAATTACATCTAAGTATTTCGCCAGTTGGAGTTTCTTTGACTTTCTATGAACACTTCTACCATCTACAACAATACCAATTTATTCGTCAGTTGCCACATGGACCCAaatgaaaatataataataattacctATTTTGAGATGCAAGACCAAAGAACGTTCCCAGAGGTAAATATACGACAAACACAAATCATTCAGGATTAATTTTGAAATCGTTAAAATTACTGATGATTtactcaaaattaatttaatatttaatttttatgctatgtttaaaaaatgataaatatgaTTTTAATTGTTTCAATCTGGGGGGTTACTTCTATGCTAAGAATGGCACTAAAATAAAATTGGTTTTGACTACACATAACCCAGGCAGAGGGCACTTGCATGGGCTCCTATCTCCCAACTTTAATCTTATTTTTCTTAGTGGATGTCTAGCCAATAACCATGATGTGACTTCATTATGGACCTACTCGCACATTTTCGAATAATGTATACCTAAAAATAAACAACAATAATCCTGCAAATTCGTGGTTGGTTTTGGAAGGATTAACTCATACAGATTGTTAGTTATGATGTAGATTGATCCAAAAACAGTAGAGAACTTACCGCATTGAGGGAAGAAATGGGTTGCACAAGTAGAtataaagagaagaagaaggcaGAGTCTGGTAAAATCCATGAGGTTTGATGATGTTCAGCCTCTCAACTAGAACTAACTTAAATCAGCTGCAGGTGAGTTTAATTAGTGTGCATGGAAGAACAGAACAGAGCAGAGCAAAGCaaagcaaaacaaaacaaaacaagggACTGCATGAGAAATAATGGGATGGAATTAAATAAAGGAAGAAGGAGTGCATAAAAAAGTGTACAAGTGGCAGAAAAAGGGGGATTCTTTGGATTGTTTTTTTAGTTGTGAAGAGACACTTTGCTTAGTTATGTGTACAAATGAAGATATGGAAAGGGCCAACTGGGTACATCTTAGATTAGAGATGGaagttttctcttctttttctcctgCTTTTTTATTGGGGTTTTGAGGACTGGTCTTGGCATTGGTATAAGTTTATAATTAACTAAGTTTGTGGTTGctgaaaataatatatttgcaTGTCGAAATTTGGCATATATGCTTGCTTCACCAatggaacaaaagggtacctggcTCTGTGTGTGTGTTTCTTGCTTGATCTCTACTCCACCCCTCTCCTTCTACTCTCTCTGTCAAGTTCTTAGTTAGGCAGCGTATAGTGCAAAATGTTTATGAATCAAAAAGATGATGATTCCATTCCTCGatcaataaatattcaataatcTACTAACCATCTTTAGTTATGCCTCACCCTCTTCTTTGATCCTTCGTAATGATACAGTCAATCAACCCATCGTCAATAGACAATGTTATATTTacgatcttttaaaaatattgctatatatatTGATACTTTGAATCTGATTTTTATATTCACAAGTGTTacttataaaaattaaaatataaggttgctttcgtttttctcttcttcaatAATTTGTAAGTTAATAACTCATAACTTTTGACTTTCCATTCAAAAATGTGTAGTTATGTAATCTGAACAATGCGTATGTACGTATGTATATATTATGTATATTCTTTTGGCCTTCTATCTAGTTATAGAAGGACATTAATATTTCATAGACTGCATTATAGAATAATTTACCTAGAGTGGGGATTAAAAACTAAACGAATTAATCTAGATGCTAagataaaaattaatattaaatatctCAAAGGCTAGTTATAAAATGGATAAAATAAATTCGAGAACAATTTTGATTACAAAATATAGATTTAAAAACATAGACTAACATAAGAAAACTACTTGGTGGAAGATTTACACAATTTTGGAAATGATTATGTTAGGACTCCTTTCTTCCTACAACAATATTAACCAAACAGCACACACAGTACACTAATACTCCAGCAGAATTCACAGAGAAATTTATATAACAGGAGAATAAGCTGTAGTTATATTGATATATGGATAATAGATCACCAGCCACAAAAGAGTAACAAAAACAACAAGATACTCAGCCAAATAAGAGGGCTGTACTCTCCACCATGAACTAAGTTCACTCCAAAATGCCTAATGATCAAGATACCCCAACCCTAATACAAAAGCTCCTATATATAGTCCTAACATTCTTGTGCTCCTGCTGCCATGTGTCATGAGGACCACTGGCCATCCTAACTACCAAGCTGTCTGGGTGGAATTCCCCTTTTTACCCCTTCTCTTGTAAACTTGAATGATCGGAGGCCTAGCAATACCCCCACGGAGAAGagccaccttgtcctcaaggtggaaatTAGGAAATTGATGTTGAAGCATCGCGTATGACTCCCACGTTGCCTCATGGCTCGGTTGGTCTTTCCATTGCACCAAATATTCCCAATCACGTTCAGCCTCGTTCCAGCGGCGTTGGAGCAAGTTTTCCGGTTCCAACACTAACTCCATTTGGTCATTTATCATTGTGACGTCCGGATAAACTGGATGTTTGTCTCCTATTGCTTTCTTAAGTTGCGATACATGGAAGACGGGATGTATTTTAGCAGTTTCCGGAAGGTCCAGCAGATAGGCGACCTCTCCTACCCGACCCAACACAGTATAAGGTCCAAAATACCTTGGTGATAGTTTCTCACAGCGTTTTTTCGCTACTGACTGCTGTCTATAAGGCTGTAATTTTAAGTATACCCTGTCCCCAATGTCAAACACCACATCCCGACGATGGATATTGGCAAATTTCTTCATTCGTTCTTGTGCGTGCTGCAAATGTCGCTTCAACACTTTCAACATCTCATCTCGAGATTGCAACTGTTGCTTCACTGAATCATTCAGCGTTGTCCCGGTTTGACCATACGAAATGATGGGAGGAGGAGGCTGACCATAAACTACCGCATAAGGAGTATTTTTGATGGATGATTGGTAATTTGTATTGTACCAATATTCAGCCCATGCCACCTTATCACTCCATGACTTTTGCTTTTCTTGGCACAAACATCTTAAATAGAGTTTCAAGCATTTGTTCACTACCTCCGTTTGTCCATCGGTTTGGGGATGGTATGTCGTGCTCCGCTTAAGTTGAGTCCCTTGTAGGCGGAATAACTCTTGCCAAAAGTGGCTTAAAAAGACTCGGTCATGGTCGGATACTATCGAGCGAGGATATCCATGGAGGCGCACTACCTCTTTGATGAACACCAAAGCCACTACTTTAGCCGAAAATGGGTGACCCAAGGTGATAAAGTGGGCGTATTTGCTTAGGCGATCAACTACCACCAATATCGTGTCAAATCCCTTGGAACGTGGGAGGCCCTCCACAAAGTCCATGGAAATATCTTCCCAAATACGGTTAGGAATAGGGAGAGGTTGTAACAGTCCGGCCGGAGATAACGCTTGGATCTTGTTTTGCTGGCAAACAGGGCAGTGATCCACATACTGTTTGATCCACATAATAGAATATTTCTCTTGCTGTTCACACCAACACTCCCCCTCAAAGTTGGTGAATAAGTGTTGATCATTCTCAACTTGTCGAGCAAGCTTTGAAACACCTTTCCAGAAACAACCTTTGTTAGAACATCGACAAGTTGATCATTTGATGTGGCAAATAGAAGACTAATTTTAGCTTTGTCGACCTGATCTTTGATGAAGTGTCTATCAACTTCCATGTGTTTGGTTTGGTCATGCCTAATAGAGTTATTTACGGTTGCTATGGTTGCCTTATTGTCAcataataatttcataaattttgACTCATGGCATGTATAGGTCAAGCCCTCAATTTTAtgctatttatataatataggTATATAAAACTAAAATAGTACGTACCAATCTTAGAAACTAGCTTAGTGGTAAAACTGTCTCTTAGTCCCTTTAGACCCAAACCTAAGGTTCGCTCattacatttttttcaaaactataTTTATTAAACTATAAAAACTATATTTATTAAACTATAAAGTCATTAGTCAATAAATTTTTTGGATATGTCACTGTTTTGCCTTACATGTACAAAGAtcatgtaaattttattttatccaTACTCACGAATACCTTGTCTCATTTCTTGAAATTTTGTCTCTGCACTAGATCTTGCTACAACCTTTTGTTTCTTGCTTTGTTGTGCGTAACTAATTAATTACTTCCAGCAAATGTAAAATATCATGAAATAGACTTTGCACCAGTATAACTTCCAGCCCAACCAACACCCCCGTATCCCTTGATTTTTCCAAGCCTCCATTTTTTTTTGCAAAGAAGATAGTTGTTTGCCTGGTTAGAATTTCAGGTATCGCAGGATCCGATCTACACAACTTCCATATGATCTTCACTTGGTGCATGCATGAATTGACTTACAATACTTCTGCATATGTTATACTGTCGTGTATGTGATAAGTATATTAGTCTCCCGACTAATCTTTGATACCTCTCCTTGTTGGTTAGAATTTGATCTTGTTGAACGGTTAACTTGTAAGTCATCTCAATGGGAGTTTCAGTAGGTTTATAGTTGAGCATTTCAGTTTTTGCTAATAAATCCAAAACTTACTTTCGACGATAAAGAGAGATTTTGTTGTTTGACCTTGCAACTTCAATGCCCAAGAAgtaagaaaatattttagggTTCCCAagatttttaaattcaaattcaattgtAAGGCTTTCTTGAATGGCAACTATCTCATTTGAGTCATTCCCTCTAAACCCTAGATCTTCTTATCCTTTAATTTCCTAGAGTGTATAGAAAGATAAGTTATTGTTGTGTTGTCTTGTTTCTGTTGTTTCTTTGGTATCTTTGAAGAAAAGAATGATGGAAAATTTGCCTAAGTGTTAGAGATTTGAGGGTTGAAAATAGGCGAccaaaagaggaaaaaaaaataaactttggCTAGTGATAGAAAGCTAGACGGCtaaaggaggaagaagagagtTGGAGTTGGCAATGCCTTGCTTGGCTCGCATATTGAGCTATGTGGCCAAGTAATAGCAATGTAAACCTCCAAAGATATGGTGTTAGGTGgtcatgttggaatttatgtcctaaaactcgtagtttgtagttaaaactatatattctatctaataaagtgtttattgaggatttattagtgaaaatagaatactataatcttgaatccaataaactaagctctaaaggctatctagtgtagacttgaactttatgtaaagacataaatttggatcaagttcaagtatatagcctaaacagtctatagtgaatgaataaggttggacgccttattctggaaacactatggatgcggctcgctttgtagttagtttAAACGATGTGattctgaatcgttcatgtagagacatgagagtggggacatcctatgtaaagagtttgcataagactggaaccatgaaatagtcacttttaagttataacaccattgactctataaactgactatttcgattatgataatctaggtaacttaatcttaatcctgagctaactatgaacttctgttcaaatggtattatccttagatctgcataggtgagggtagctcaacggcgttggcccaataagcctcccatttcaagggtaagaccgaatgaatggctagggacataaggtgcaagatgtAATATTTCAcccctacccgctttagggttagtagataggttgttctcttaaggactgaatccaagttttgaacaagggatcccaccctctcattggcccgagagagactcggtttataggttggaccttaaaccaaatatTCAATAGttgattagtgggacttaagggtcaagatgtagtctcgtggataaaaagtattttgacccaaccgaggttacgaacaacctgtgaaggattaacttactgatcatggtcatatcaaatggatacaaatatatctatagtgaagggagtgcaactacgggactttagtgtggaatgacccgttagttaacgaatgttgattagcttggtctaaaaggattttagccagttaatctcgaatcattggagcccaCGATCTATAGATCCCTTAGGTTcctctgctagctcatacggaattaacttaaaacaatatgttggaataattcaaattgtttgaatcagagaaagagagagaaaccgacgaatatatgtgatatagtcgtcggttatagggctttatgtttaaatgtgatttaaatgttaaaaatatgaatatggattcatattcagAAGCTTGAAATTGaaggaaatggtcaaagttgtgaaaagtcaaaatgttgacttttgactttgaaaagtcaaactttgaccggctttatattcaaatatgacttgaatttcaagaaaatgaatgggattcatgctcgggaggtcgaaaatagtcaagatggacaacatggtaaaaaatcaaaatgttaacttttgactttgactagaatggccaaatgaccattttgccccttgaccaaaagttagtgggaaaatctaacattttgttagataattccactaactcttagtgggctatgtggaagcttatggtgatgacaccaagcccactaagagaaaataGAATGGTGAATCAATCCACTAATGGATAGTGGATTGTGAAGTGTTGGGCTTTGGTGgtacaaattacatgcaaattttgcatgtaatttgtctACTGAAGGGAGGCAATTTTCAAATGGAAGAAGAATTTTTgccatttttgtaatttttgaattacaaaagaaaacatttttctctcccaaatcCCACAACCTGGTTCCAAGTCTGGAGAATAGAGGGTCAATTCTAGAGGTGGTCCGGTTCGAATTTGGGAGAAGAATTGGAGCTTCGGGAAGctatcactagaagaaatctgaccattaaagggctttaatgtcacttggcaactgacatctttgcgagcgttattaaaggcctttaatgttggttgggctttaatgtcggtttaaaaacatACATTTGATTAAGTCATTAAAGAGGTTGGGCCTAATTTAAGGTTCGATCCTACAAAacatacaaaatattttttgtatGCTTAATTTAAGGTTCGATCCTACAAAACATACAAAAAGTGAGAGATATCTCAAAAATTAACTTTTGATTAAGTCAGAGTAACTCAAGTACAAAATGAAGTATTATAGCCACACTAGGTATACACCATTAgccaacatttcaaaaagttcaAATATCTTCAACCCCACATCTTGTTAAATTGAGTATTTTATAAAACAAACTTGGAATAAGTAGTTTATCCAACAAACTTGAAATAAGTAGTTTATACAACAAATAGAATAAGTAGTTTATACAACAAACTTAGAATAAGCGCTTTTATAAGTCTTTAACTAGTATGACTAAAcattatttttatcaatatctTGAATAAGTTCTTTCAACATATAGAATACATTATAAAATGTCAAAGAATAAACATATCTCAAGATTAGAAAAGGACTGTATGCATTTCTTCTGGGACGAGAGATGACGATCATACATTGAGAGACTTTTGAGAATGAGAGACGATCGGAGATTGAGAAGGAGAGACGACCGAAGATTGAGAAGGAAAGAGGACCGGAGATTGAGAAGGGGAGATGATTGAAGCCGACGACAACGTGAAATGAAAGGCCGAGACAAGAGGTTGAGATGGTAGAGGCGTCGTACGTGAACTTGAGCCCTAGGCGTGAAATTGAAAAATTTGACCCAACTTTTTTCTATTTAGTATTTATAACAATaatcaataatatatttttaatgtcggtttttaaaGAAATgtacctttaatgtcggtttacaACCGACATTGTACCAtcatctttgatgtcggtttaaaaccgacattaaagatctgcattttaaaaaccgacattaaacatccgtgtccattttttccaactgacattaaaagTCATATTTCTTTTAGTgctacaaaggtaagtatttattttaaccctaatttaatgtaattagggttttgtttagtatacatgttaatctctaaattaagtttagttgcaattagggcAAAAATCCGATCTTATTTCCGCTGCGTTCGTATGCTTTCCATCAGGCCAAGCATGTTAGGGGGCAAGAGTGGAGTCAAGACAAGCATATGCAACCAAAAGGTGAGTCAAGAACATTTAGAGATGGCAAGGCGAAGGCATGAACATGCGACAATAAAGAAAACCCCTATGCGTTGAGGTTAGGCGACATGGGGCATGAATGAGATAGGAGGCGAAGTCATTGCGTATCCATGCAGAGCAAGTTGTTAACCATGTGACCAAGGATGTGTTTTGTAAACCCtgaattttagtatttttaaaactttcaaTGAAATAAGTGGATAAGTTAGATTTGAGATTAGTTGAAGACTAAGATTAAGTTGAATAATAGTGGTTCAAAGAAGAGTTAAATAATAGTGTACTAAGTTGAGGTAGTAGCCTAAATGTCATTATTGGATTGCTATTATTGGTGAGTCATTATAAGAGTGCCATGGTTATTAGAAGAAGGAAAGTTCGAAAAAATTAGGTAAGTGTCAAGTAGACCCCTAAAGCAAGGATGAGCCGCTTTGCATGATGTTAGGCATTTTGAGGTTAGCATAAGCACCCAAAGTTGTTAAGAAAACCTCTAAGGACAAGAGGTTGGGCGATAAGAACACACCATAGGCAAGGAAAAACTTGCTAGGTGTTTAAATGTGTTTTGCGGGCAAGACAAGGGCTAGGCGAGTTGGCCATACGGTCAAGGGCTTGAAGGCACACGAGGTAAAGGCTGAGTGGACAAGATTAGGCAGCAATGAACGTCAAGGGAACCTCTATGCGTTGAAGCATGCGGGCAAGTACCCCATGCAAGTTAAGTGTGATGTTATGGAGGTCAGGCGAACAAAGAAATGTCTTAAACTCTTAGAGTCTCGAGGTTGAGTGGTTTACAGGTGTCATGGCATGAAAACACTTGTTTTTAGTAAGTAGAAGGTATGGAAGAGACAACCATGCAAGCTTGAGGTGGCATTTCAAAGCAATGCGAGAATTTCAATAATTAGGTCATTTTCAAATGGACAGAGCTTCCATTTTACTCGTGTGTTTTCTCTCAAACCAGACCCAAAAGATTCCATTTTCAATTTAGTTTTTGTGATAGGGTTGCCAATTTAGAGGAGGTGcaatagatattatattaaatttgtttagTGATTGAATATCTAATAGATTACTACAATActctaaaattttgatatacTAAAAAAAGCAATAgggttataatttttttttaaaaaaaaaagattgaaaaatttaaactcagcttccaaaaaaagaaatgtgtggaagaaaaaacattgaaaaaatCACTATTAGAAGTTTACCTCTCTATATATAGAACCAAAGGGGAAAAATGGTTCAAAATaatgaaacaaaaatttaaaatactttttctatataaaaaataacatattaaaaaaatatgaaaaatgccaataaatttgaaaacatgCCTATCACACTACCCAAAAAAGGAAAGTAGAGTGTTTCGTATATATGTGTTGCTTTTTTAAAACCCAATATAGATTTTGAAATCACGTTGAAATAAGAGAAAGAGGTATTTTTACCATAGAtgcaaaataaaaaagttataGCCATGGCTGCAAATATACAAGTATATTTTGTTACCATTGCAATTTCTCATATCTTAGATTAGGATAAAAGAACATGTGATTTGGACATTGCAATTGAACACAACTCTAAACATATGTTTGATGCGATTTGAAATGGTTAAAATGACTTTTGTCATATCCAAAAACAATTCTAACTTATGTTTTGGTTTTGATGGTATGAAAATTCCATTGAATCAAACAATTAAATTGGTTTGGATGGCTAGTGGATAAGTCAATTAAGTGGTGAAGTGGGAGCAGATTCGTGTTGCAGTATCAAAACTGAGAAGGTCGAGTTGGATTAGGTTGTATTGAAAAGGGAGGAAAAGTGGATCTAACTTCTAAGCCCATTTGGCCAGTACAGACATGCAAGCAGCCCCTAAAAGCAAAGAGATATTAGCTCCTAATTGAAGACCCAAATTGTTTTGCATCCTTGGGTTCATGAAATCAGCAGCAAGAAGGTCGACAAGAGCCATGTAAATCAATATCCCTGCCGATGCTGAGTTCATGCTTCCTTCAACGATCAGAGCCGTCCGACTATTGTCTCTATAAACTCCTGAGATTCCGATTCCCACAGCAATTCCCACAGGCGCTGTCAGTGAGAAAAATGTCGCCATTGCTGCCGCTGATTGCCACCTAAATTGTGCCTGCAAGCATGCATCCCCTTAAAACTCATTCCTATTCCCATTGCTTCCTCTCAACTTGCTAAAGTGTGAAATGAAAACCCCTTCAAATTTGTCAATTCGTTTCAAAACTGTAACTAATTCTTTGAAAAATTCGCGAACTGCTAGAGTAAAAACATATTACTAactttttgtaaaaaaatttctaaaccTTCATAGTTAATTTCTTTGAAGCTATATAATATGCATTGAGTTGAAAagaaacaaatatataaaaagttgGTATCTTTCGTACCAAGTATAAACCAAAACATCAAGTTCAAGCATAAAATCTCATAAAATGTCACAAATTAAgttccaaaattaaattttcctTAAAACTTAACAAAATGATGAATAGCCAAGTTAATAAAAATAATCCTCAAATGAATGTATCTTGATTAGATAAAATCTTCGTCATTATAAATTTAGTTATACACACacgttttctttattattattttttcccCTCCCGTTAATTACCTCA
It contains:
- the LOC103489624 gene encoding extensin-2; translated protein: MDFTRLCLLLLFISTCATHFFPQCDGRSVHRKSKKLQLAKYLDVIGRKVSHVDGATNSQPYVSSPFTLPPFDSLPDNAPPYCSYPPITPQPPSSPFTYISSPPPPPFYYLPPPTPTYGFPPSPPSLTPPYYYEPSPPSYVPSPPSPTVFVPSPPVFQPPVIYPPPSVPPPPHSAPNIALWCVAKPSVPDPIIQEAMNYACGTVADCDSILPSGPCFLPNTLIAHASYAFNSYWQRTKVGGGTCEFGGTAMLVTVDPSYDGCHFNYT